The Roseateles sp. XES5 genome window below encodes:
- a CDS encoding Lrp/AsnC family transcriptional regulator, with the protein MSSSKVSLDRIDRKLLNLLQQSSMLTFQQLADRVGISQPACHRRIHRLRDAGVIAGDVSLVNPAYAERKMAIWIEMSLSSHELKMFNELIEMLRTSPYVSCCDVITGDTDILACITVADMDEFREVTREFMRRCPIIKTYRSITVAQRVKLNPVYLFDET; encoded by the coding sequence ATGTCCTCGTCGAAAGTGAGCCTCGATCGTATCGATCGCAAGCTGCTCAACCTGTTGCAGCAGTCCAGCATGCTCACCTTCCAGCAGCTTGCGGACCGGGTCGGTATCTCCCAGCCCGCCTGCCATCGCCGTATCCACCGGCTGCGCGATGCCGGCGTGATCGCCGGGGACGTCTCGCTCGTCAATCCCGCCTATGCCGAACGGAAAATGGCGATCTGGATCGAGATGTCCCTTTCGTCGCATGAACTGAAAATGTTCAACGAGCTCATCGAGATGCTCCGGACCTCGCCCTATGTCTCGTGCTGCGACGTCATCACCGGCGATACGGATATTCTTGCCTGCATCACCGTCGCCGATATGGACGAATTCCGTGAAGTCACCCGTGAGTTCATGCGCAGATGCCCGATCATCAAGACCTATCGCTCGATCACCGTGGCCCAGCGCGTGAAGCTGAACCCCGTCTATCTGTTCGATGAGACCTGA
- a CDS encoding EAL domain-containing protein, whose amino-acid sequence MDTNAHTADLVDWAIKHGRIGFSLQTVTTVADAGETLYAECLGRIVLPGGLVLTAEEFVEDLETSGRTAAYDRHMLSLAAEWLAHHPDGVLGCDISVSSILDERDCGLMLDLLTAQRPFAGRLILELTINRPIGTLAIVKTFCREAAALGYRIALDRFGVDHSPAETLLAHAFDIVKIDSVFPVVAHDRPFRPLYQLVGFALAAAPLVVVAGVETYAQLDVAHMAGATHVQGFLLSEPTLAPVFGYGASLSSAPRGPFDVVH is encoded by the coding sequence ATGGACACCAACGCGCACACCGCCGATCTGGTCGACTGGGCGATCAAGCACGGCCGTATCGGCTTTTCGCTCCAGACGGTCACCACGGTCGCCGATGCCGGTGAAACGCTCTATGCGGAATGCCTCGGCCGCATCGTTCTGCCGGGCGGGCTGGTCTTGACGGCCGAGGAGTTTGTCGAGGACCTGGAGACCAGCGGGCGCACCGCCGCCTATGACCGGCATATGCTGTCTCTGGCCGCCGAGTGGCTGGCGCATCATCCGGACGGCGTGCTGGGCTGCGATATCTCCGTGAGCAGCATTCTGGACGAACGCGACTGCGGACTGATGCTGGATCTGCTAACAGCGCAGCGGCCGTTTGCCGGCCGGCTCATTCTCGAACTGACGATAAACCGGCCGATCGGCACGCTCGCCATCGTCAAGACCTTCTGCCGCGAGGCGGCCGCCCTCGGCTACAGGATCGCGCTCGACCGTTTCGGTGTCGACCATTCGCCGGCCGAAACGCTTCTTGCCCACGCCTTCGATATCGTGAAGATCGATTCCGTCTTTCCGGTCGTTGCTCACGACCGGCCGTTCCGGCCGCTCTACCAACTGGTCGGCTTCGCCTTGGCCGCCGCGCCGCTCGTCGTCGTCGCCGGCGTCGAGACCTATGCGCAGCTCGATGTCGCCCATATGGCGGGTGCGACCCATGTCCAGGGCTTTCTCCTGTCGGAGCCGACGCTTGCACCCGTCTTCGGTTATGGCGCGTCGCTGTCGAGCGCCCCGCGGGGGCCGTTCGACGTCGTTCACTAG
- a CDS encoding ABC transporter permease: MDIAFLSETFLQLLSGVPLTLNLALVSTALGGILAVLLTLMRLSPVRPLGWTAQFYVFVFRGTPLLVQMFVIYYGLGQFRPTLQAWGLWSFFREPYWCAIFALSLNTAAYASEILRGGLQAVPHQQVEAARASGMWGLLLYRRIIFPIALRQALPAYASEIILMIKATSLASVITMLEVTGLAAKLISQSYRALEVFIVAGLIYLALNFAITRLVAFIEWRLSPHLRPIPTPASPGAALQHA; encoded by the coding sequence ATGGACATCGCCTTTCTCTCCGAAACCTTCCTGCAGCTTCTGTCCGGCGTGCCGCTCACGCTCAATCTGGCCCTCGTTTCCACGGCTCTGGGCGGCATCCTGGCGGTCTTGCTGACACTGATGCGCCTGTCGCCCGTCCGTCCGCTCGGCTGGACCGCGCAGTTCTACGTCTTTGTCTTCCGGGGCACGCCGCTGCTCGTGCAGATGTTCGTCATCTATTACGGCCTCGGCCAGTTCCGGCCGACCCTGCAGGCCTGGGGCCTCTGGAGCTTCTTCCGCGAGCCCTACTGGTGCGCCATCTTCGCGCTCAGCCTCAACACCGCCGCCTATGCCAGCGAGATCCTGCGCGGCGGCCTGCAGGCCGTGCCGCACCAGCAGGTCGAGGCGGCACGGGCGAGCGGCATGTGGGGTCTGTTGCTCTATCGCCGCATCATCTTCCCGATCGCCCTGCGCCAGGCCCTGCCCGCCTATGCCAGCGAGATCATCCTGATGATCAAGGCGACCTCGCTCGCCTCCGTCATCACCATGCTGGAGGTCACCGGCCTTGCCGCCAAGCTGATCTCCCAGTCCTATCGGGCCCTGGAAGTCTTCATCGTGGCGGGCCTCATCTATCTCGCGCTGAACTTCGCCATCACCCGCCTCGTGGCGTTCATCGAATGGCGGCTGTCGCCGCACCTTCGCCCCATCCCGACACCCGCCTCTCCCGGAGCTGCGCTGCAACATGCCTGA
- a CDS encoding ABC transporter ATP-binding protein codes for MPETAATTPAVSVRNLRKSFGALEVLKGISFDAQEGEVISVLGSSGSGKSTMLRCINMLEVPTDGEIHIEGEAIRLKNGRHGRQPADVRQLSRLCTNVAMVFQSFNLWSHMTILENVMEAPVYVQKRPKAECREEALDLLAKVGIADKRDFYPTHLSGGQQQRAATARALAMKPKVMLFDEPTSALDPELVGEVLRVMRALADEGRTMLVVTHEMAFARDVSNRVIFLHKGQIEEDGAPADVFTAPRSERFRKFISSHG; via the coding sequence ATGCCTGAGACCGCCGCCACCACGCCTGCCGTTTCCGTCCGCAATCTGCGCAAGAGTTTTGGCGCCCTGGAGGTGCTGAAGGGCATTTCCTTCGACGCGCAGGAGGGCGAGGTCATTTCCGTGCTCGGGTCCTCGGGCTCCGGCAAGTCGACCATGCTTCGCTGCATCAACATGCTGGAAGTGCCGACCGACGGCGAGATCCACATCGAGGGCGAGGCGATCCGCCTGAAGAACGGCCGCCATGGCCGCCAGCCCGCGGATGTCAGGCAGCTCAGCCGCCTGTGCACGAATGTCGCCATGGTGTTCCAGAGCTTCAATCTCTGGTCCCACATGACGATCCTCGAAAACGTCATGGAAGCCCCAGTTTACGTGCAGAAACGGCCGAAGGCGGAATGCCGCGAGGAGGCGCTCGATCTGCTCGCCAAGGTCGGCATCGCCGACAAGCGCGACTTCTATCCGACGCATCTTTCCGGCGGCCAGCAGCAGCGCGCCGCCACCGCCCGTGCACTGGCCATGAAACCGAAGGTCATGCTCTTCGACGAACCGACCTCGGCGCTCGACCCGGAACTGGTGGGCGAGGTGCTGCGCGTCATGCGGGCGCTGGCCGACGAGGGCCGCACCATGCTGGTCGTGACCCATGAAATGGCCTTCGCCCGCGACGTCTCCAACCGCGTCATCTTCCTGCACAAGGGCCAGATCGAGGAAGACGGTGCGCCGGCGGACGTCTTCACCGCGCCGCGCTCCGAGCGCTTCCGCAAGTTCATCTCCTCGCACGGTTGA
- a CDS encoding MurR/RpiR family transcriptional regulator: protein MRNGNWVDESSVRQRLAVASTEATASGKALANFMLAHIGDLPFETARSLAEKVGVSELTVGRFCRSIGYDGFKDLKDRLKDDISDSPWLLGARLKDLQQKSATDTALARSLELAVASVVRVYEYAETEAWDRAARRIAGADRVFVAGFQTERGLAEAFAHMLRYLRDEVTVVDVGGGNFAEVLLTDPAGCALVLIDARRYSHQSKLLAAMASERGMPVTIVTDLYCDWAASHGDEVFAVPTDLNLFWDATSGMWTLLQLLLNSVFAHCGPSVEARLNDVAGLYERFVGYSRSLK from the coding sequence ATGCGGAACGGCAACTGGGTGGATGAAAGTTCGGTGCGGCAACGACTTGCCGTGGCCTCGACGGAGGCGACGGCCTCCGGCAAGGCGCTGGCGAATTTCATGCTGGCCCATATCGGCGACCTGCCCTTCGAGACCGCGCGCAGCCTCGCCGAGAAGGTGGGCGTCAGCGAATTGACGGTCGGCCGTTTCTGCCGGTCGATCGGCTACGATGGGTTCAAGGACCTCAAGGACCGGCTGAAGGACGACATCAGCGACAGCCCCTGGCTGCTCGGCGCCCGGCTGAAGGACCTGCAGCAGAAGAGCGCCACCGACACGGCGCTGGCGCGCAGTCTCGAACTTGCCGTCGCCTCGGTCGTGCGCGTCTACGAATATGCCGAGACGGAGGCCTGGGATCGGGCGGCGCGGCGCATCGCCGGTGCGGACCGCGTCTTCGTGGCCGGTTTCCAGACCGAGCGCGGACTTGCCGAGGCCTTCGCCCATATGCTGCGTTACCTGCGGGACGAGGTGACGGTGGTTGACGTCGGCGGCGGCAATTTCGCCGAAGTGCTCCTGACCGATCCGGCCGGCTGCGCGCTTGTGCTGATCGACGCGCGGCGCTACTCGCACCAGTCCAAGCTGCTTGCCGCCATGGCGTCCGAGCGGGGCATGCCCGTCACCATCGTCACCGACCTCTATTGCGACTGGGCGGCGAGCCATGGCGACGAGGTCTTTGCCGTGCCGACGGACCTCAACCTCTTCTGGGATGCGACCTCCGGCATGTGGACGCTGCTTCAGCTTCTTCTCAACAGCGTCTTCGCCCATTGCGGCCCGTCCGTCGAGGCGCGGCTGAACGATGTCGCCGGCCTCTACGAGCGCTTCGTGGGCTATAGCCGCAGTCTGAAGTAG
- a CDS encoding transporter substrate-binding domain-containing protein encodes MLNKIGKTVIAALGIALGASAAFAQEPTRTITVATEGAYAPWNFTEAGGKLAGYEIDMLEDICPRMKVKCDIIVQDWDGLIPALNAGKFDAIVAGMLQTEEREKVIAFSRNYGTGSAAFLVRKDSPLAKMPLGKQVDMGKDKDGAKAAAAEMLPFMEGMVIGAQGSTTAGQIMAELFPTVEFREYKTTEQHDLDLEAGRVDGVMASPVALDRALEKIGGDQVTFAGTEFTGGPLGGGQSVGLRKDDAELKALFDDAINAAIADGTLSRLAIKWFKRDISPKH; translated from the coding sequence ATGTTGAATAAAATCGGTAAAACAGTCATCGCCGCGCTCGGTATCGCACTCGGTGCATCCGCGGCCTTCGCGCAGGAACCGACGCGCACCATCACGGTGGCGACGGAAGGCGCCTATGCGCCGTGGAACTTCACGGAGGCCGGCGGCAAGCTCGCCGGCTACGAGATCGACATGCTCGAGGACATCTGCCCGCGCATGAAGGTCAAGTGCGACATCATCGTGCAGGATTGGGACGGCCTGATCCCGGCGCTCAATGCCGGCAAGTTTGACGCCATCGTCGCCGGCATGCTGCAGACCGAGGAGCGGGAAAAGGTCATCGCCTTCTCGCGCAACTACGGCACCGGCTCGGCCGCCTTCCTCGTGCGCAAGGATTCGCCGCTCGCCAAGATGCCGCTCGGCAAGCAGGTCGACATGGGCAAGGACAAGGACGGCGCAAAGGCGGCCGCGGCCGAGATGCTGCCCTTCATGGAGGGCATGGTGATCGGCGCCCAGGGCTCGACGACCGCAGGCCAGATCATGGCAGAGCTCTTCCCGACCGTCGAATTCCGCGAATACAAGACGACCGAGCAGCACGATCTCGATCTTGAAGCCGGCCGTGTCGACGGCGTCATGGCCTCGCCCGTCGCGCTCGACCGGGCGCTCGAAAAGATCGGCGGCGACCAGGTGACCTTCGCCGGCACGGAGTTCACCGGCGGCCCGCTCGGCGGCGGCCAGTCCGTGGGCCTGCGCAAGGACGATGCCGAACTGAAGGCGCTGTTCGACGACGCGATCAACGCCGCCATCGCCGACGGCACCCTGTCGCGCCTTGCCATCAAGTGGTTCAAGCGGGACATTTCGCCGAAGCACTAG
- a CDS encoding sensor histidine kinase — MRASDVLSRWNSQSLARQFLTMGGIVSVCAMVAIGAFLSGRIEEVVTSNAAATTALYVDSVIAPILPDMQRNEVLDDTTTRALDETLGQGALGKRLLLFRLWRADGTVLYADDPSVTGTRRTLDEALQTAFSSQMMARFETSDASDRPVLKIYNPVLQPWSGEVVAVSEFHEVADDFQQSLWRARLHTWLAVAAFTLAFFVLLSVIVLRGSRTIEQQRHALSQRVDDLSELLAQNEMLRGRVQRASQRATAFNESYLRRIGADLHDGPAQLVAYASLRLDSTALRSAATPEATREREIDAIKQSLDEAMREIRTICGGLVLPQIEAAGLSDLLQQSVAAHRQRTGSEVDLTLSGPPERISPATKICIYRFVQETLNNAFRHGGGRGQRVAQRMEDGQLVIEVADSGPGFEPGSIRPTSLGLAGLRERIESLGGTFEIATSAKGTIARMTASIEETR; from the coding sequence GTGCGCGCCTCAGACGTCCTTTCCCGCTGGAATTCCCAATCCCTCGCCAGGCAGTTCCTGACGATGGGCGGGATCGTTTCGGTCTGCGCCATGGTGGCGATCGGGGCCTTTCTTTCCGGTCGCATCGAAGAGGTGGTGACCAGCAATGCCGCGGCCACGACCGCCCTTTATGTCGACAGCGTCATCGCGCCGATCCTGCCGGACATGCAGCGCAACGAGGTGCTGGACGACACGACGACGCGGGCGCTCGACGAAACGCTGGGACAGGGCGCCCTCGGCAAGCGCCTCCTCCTCTTCCGCCTGTGGCGCGCGGACGGAACCGTTCTCTACGCCGATGACCCCTCCGTGACCGGAACCCGGCGCACCCTTGACGAGGCCCTGCAAACCGCCTTTTCCAGTCAGATGATGGCCCGGTTCGAGACATCGGACGCAAGCGACCGGCCGGTGCTGAAGATCTACAATCCGGTCCTGCAACCCTGGTCGGGCGAGGTCGTCGCCGTTTCCGAATTCCACGAGGTCGCCGACGATTTCCAGCAGAGCCTGTGGCGCGCACGCCTGCACACCTGGCTCGCCGTCGCCGCCTTCACGCTCGCCTTTTTCGTGCTGCTCTCGGTGATCGTGCTGCGTGGCAGCCGGACCATCGAACAGCAGCGCCATGCGCTCAGCCAGCGCGTCGACGACCTGTCCGAACTCCTGGCGCAGAACGAGATGTTGCGCGGCAGGGTGCAACGCGCCTCGCAGCGCGCAACGGCCTTCAACGAGAGTTATCTTCGCCGCATCGGCGCCGACCTGCATGACGGGCCGGCCCAGCTCGTCGCCTACGCCTCGCTCCGCCTCGACAGCACGGCGCTGCGAAGCGCCGCGACGCCGGAAGCGACGCGCGAACGGGAAATCGACGCGATCAAGCAGAGCCTCGACGAAGCCATGCGGGAAATCCGCACGATCTGCGGCGGTCTGGTCCTGCCGCAGATCGAGGCGGCGGGCCTTTCCGATCTTCTGCAGCAGAGCGTTGCCGCGCACCGGCAGCGCACGGGATCCGAGGTGGATCTCACCCTTTCCGGCCCACCGGAACGGATTTCACCCGCCACCAAGATCTGCATCTACCGCTTCGTGCAGGAAACCCTGAACAACGCATTCCGCCACGGCGGCGGACGGGGACAACGGGTTGCGCAGCGGATGGAAGACGGGCAGCTCGTCATCGAGGTGGCCGACAGCGGGCCCGGTTTCGAGCCCGGTAGCATCCGTCCCACCAGCCTGGGTCTTGCAGGTCTCAGGGAAAGGATCGAAAGTCTTGGCGGAACATTTGAAATCGCCACATCCGCGAAAGGCACCATCGCGCGCATGACGGCCAGCATCGAGGAAACGAGATGA
- a CDS encoding response regulator transcription factor, which translates to MTRMIRMAVVDDHPLFREGVTRSLSEIDGFEIVAEGSSSADAIRIAETLRPDILLMDISMPGSGLEAIPAILKIAPAQKIVMLTVSETSEDVTAALERGAAGYILKGVGARALADAIRTVASGESYVAPTLSAKLITARGQATPSKSALVAGLTPRERQVLERVAMGMSNKHVAIELDLQEKTVKHHMTQILTKLGVANRTEAAMALRDAREA; encoded by the coding sequence ATGACGAGGATGATACGGATGGCGGTGGTGGACGATCATCCGCTGTTCCGCGAGGGCGTGACCCGCAGCCTGTCGGAGATCGACGGCTTCGAGATCGTCGCCGAAGGCAGCTCCAGCGCGGATGCGATCCGTATCGCCGAGACATTGCGGCCGGATATTCTTCTGATGGACATCTCCATGCCCGGCAGCGGGCTGGAAGCCATCCCCGCCATCCTGAAGATCGCGCCGGCGCAGAAGATCGTCATGCTGACGGTATCCGAAACGAGCGAGGACGTGACGGCGGCGCTGGAGCGCGGTGCGGCGGGCTATATCCTCAAGGGGGTCGGCGCGCGGGCGCTGGCCGACGCCATCCGGACCGTCGCTTCGGGGGAAAGCTATGTCGCGCCGACCCTTTCGGCCAAGCTGATCACCGCGCGCGGCCAGGCGACGCCGAGCAAATCGGCCCTCGTCGCCGGCCTCACGCCGCGGGAGAGGCAGGTGCTGGAACGCGTCGCCATGGGCATGAGCAACAAGCACGTCGCCATCGAACTCGACCTGCAGGAAAAGACCGTCAAGCATCACATGACGCAAATCCTGACCAAGCTCGGCGTCGCCAACCGCACGGAAGCGGCCATGGCGCTGCGCGACGCGCGGGAGGCATGA
- a CDS encoding amidohydrolase family protein, producing MSTDFVLTNVRPNGAAASDVVIRGGRIAEILPHGSQPAAAGLSVVDGEGLLMLPGLVDAHTHLDKTLLGMPWYRNDVGLELIDLIENERLMKRELGIDPARQSAVQIERSVANGTCHIRTHVDIDTEYGLAGLQGVLASRERYRDIVDIEIVAFPQSGMLIRPGTVELMDRAMREGADVVGGLDPSGVDRDPKGHLDTVFAMAERYGKPVDIHLHEPDALGVFAIELIVERTRALGMADRVTVSHGFCLGMLADKPLARLAGMMADAGVHLMTKGGAASPRPPVLDLSEMGVRICSGSDGVRDTWQPFGNADMLDRAAIISQRNDFINDVHIELALDLCTYGGANTMALEDYGLEPGCTATFILVPAETRADAVASRPVRRAVYRKGIAVARNGALVAT from the coding sequence ATGTCGACAGATTTTGTTCTCACCAATGTGCGCCCCAACGGAGCGGCGGCCAGCGACGTGGTGATCCGCGGCGGGCGGATCGCCGAAATTCTTCCGCATGGTTCGCAGCCTGCCGCGGCGGGTTTGTCCGTCGTCGACGGCGAAGGCCTTCTCATGCTCCCCGGCCTCGTCGACGCTCATACCCATCTCGACAAGACGCTGCTCGGCATGCCCTGGTACCGCAACGATGTCGGTCTCGAGCTGATCGATCTCATCGAGAACGAGCGCCTTATGAAGCGCGAACTCGGCATCGACCCCGCACGCCAGTCGGCCGTGCAGATCGAGCGCTCCGTCGCCAACGGCACATGCCATATTCGCACCCATGTCGATATCGACACGGAATACGGCCTCGCCGGCCTCCAAGGCGTGCTCGCCTCGCGTGAACGCTACCGCGATATCGTCGATATCGAGATCGTCGCCTTTCCCCAGAGCGGCATGCTGATCCGCCCCGGCACGGTCGAGCTGATGGACAGGGCGATGCGTGAAGGCGCCGACGTGGTGGGCGGCCTTGACCCGTCGGGCGTCGACCGCGACCCCAAGGGCCATCTCGACACCGTCTTCGCCATGGCCGAACGCTACGGCAAGCCGGTCGACATTCACCTGCACGAGCCCGACGCGCTCGGCGTCTTCGCCATCGAACTCATCGTGGAACGCACCAGGGCGCTCGGCATGGCGGATCGCGTCACGGTCAGCCACGGCTTCTGCCTCGGCATGCTGGCCGACAAGCCGCTGGCGCGGCTCGCCGGCATGATGGCGGACGCCGGCGTGCACCTGATGACCAAGGGTGGCGCGGCAAGCCCGCGCCCGCCGGTGCTGGACCTCAGCGAAATGGGCGTGAGGATCTGCTCGGGCAGCGATGGCGTGCGCGACACGTGGCAGCCCTTCGGCAATGCCGACATGCTCGACCGCGCCGCCATCATCTCGCAGCGCAACGACTTCATCAACGACGTGCACATCGAGCTGGCGCTCGACCTGTGCACCTATGGTGGCGCCAACACCATGGCGCTCGAAGACTACGGACTGGAGCCCGGCTGCACCGCCACCTTCATTCTGGTGCCCGCCGAAACACGGGCCGACGCCGTCGCATCCCGTCCCGTACGCCGCGCGGTCTACCGCAAGGGCATCGCCGTCGCCAGGAACGGCGCGCTTGTCGCCACCTGA
- a CDS encoding FAD-binding oxidoreductase, giving the protein MENQQSDADVLVLGAGIIGVSVALHLQKRGKSVVLIDRRAPGEETSYGNAGLIERASVIPYGFPREIATLLKYATNRSADVRFHWTFLPKVLPWLARFWLESSSRRLRRAAADMLPLIERSVTEHTALMSEAGVPHRARRTGWVEAYRSEKAFAAAKQAARALDAFGIRYDLLGPQELSAREPHLTGHFAGAVHWLDPATVADPGGLVADYAALFARRGGTIGRGDAAGLEAQAGRWSLLADGRRITAGEAVVALGPWSDTIYKPLGYRIPLAVKRGYHVHIEPAGDAVLNHPVVDVERGYLLAPMTRGIRLTTGIEFAARDDAASPVQVDQTEPHARAIFPLGRRVEQTPWMGARPCLPDMRPIIGPAPRHKGLWFAFGHNHHGLTLGPATGRLLAEMMTGETPFADPAPYAMSRFG; this is encoded by the coding sequence TTGGAAAACCAGCAATCCGACGCGGATGTGCTGGTACTCGGCGCCGGCATCATCGGCGTTTCGGTGGCGTTGCACCTGCAGAAGCGGGGCAAATCCGTGGTGCTGATCGACCGCCGCGCACCGGGCGAGGAAACGAGCTATGGCAATGCCGGGCTGATCGAACGGGCAAGCGTCATTCCCTACGGCTTTCCGCGGGAAATCGCGACGCTGCTGAAATATGCGACGAACCGCTCCGCCGACGTGCGTTTCCATTGGACCTTCCTGCCGAAAGTCCTGCCGTGGCTGGCCCGCTTCTGGCTGGAATCCTCCAGCCGACGGCTGCGTCGCGCCGCCGCGGACATGCTGCCGCTCATCGAGCGTTCGGTCACCGAACATACGGCGCTGATGAGCGAAGCGGGCGTTCCGCACCGGGCGCGCCGGACCGGCTGGGTGGAAGCCTACCGGAGCGAAAAGGCCTTTGCCGCCGCCAAGCAGGCCGCCCGCGCGCTGGACGCGTTCGGCATCCGCTACGACCTGCTCGGACCGCAGGAGCTTTCCGCCCGCGAGCCGCATCTGACCGGCCATTTTGCCGGGGCCGTGCATTGGCTCGATCCCGCCACCGTTGCCGATCCAGGCGGGCTGGTGGCGGACTATGCCGCGCTCTTCGCGCGCCGGGGCGGCACGATCGGTCGCGGCGATGCGGCAGGCCTTGAAGCGCAGGCGGGCCGCTGGAGCCTCCTTGCGGATGGTCGCCGCATCACCGCCGGCGAGGCGGTGGTGGCCCTCGGGCCGTGGTCGGACACGATCTACAAGCCGCTCGGCTACCGCATCCCGCTTGCCGTCAAGCGCGGCTACCATGTTCACATCGAGCCGGCCGGCGACGCCGTGCTCAACCATCCCGTCGTCGATGTGGAGCGCGGCTATCTGCTCGCCCCCATGACACGCGGCATCCGCCTGACGACCGGTATCGAATTCGCCGCCCGCGACGATGCGGCAAGCCCCGTGCAGGTGGACCAGACGGAACCCCATGCCCGCGCGATCTTCCCGCTCGGCCGGCGCGTCGAGCAGACGCCATGGATGGGCGCGCGGCCCTGCCTGCCGGACATGCGGCCGATCATCGGTCCGGCGCCGCGCCACAAGGGTCTTTGGTTCGCCTTCGGCCACAACCACCACGGCCTGACGCTCGGCCCGGCCACGGGCCGGCTGCTCGCCGAAATGATGACCGGCGAAACGCCCTTCGCCGATCCCGCGCCCTACGCCATGAGCCGTTTCGGCTGA
- a CDS encoding ABC transporter permease, which produces MQDAPFLDLVGFGPEGWGAALLAATGMTLAVATGGFAAGSIIGAGITAAKLSRSRALRAFGDGYTTVLRGIPDLLVIYLFYFGGSAALGAVARLFGAKGFVGMPAFITGVLAIGVVSGAYQAEVFRGAFNTISRGELEAARSVGMGTWLRFRRIIAPQVLRYAIPGLGNTWQLVLKESALISVTGLVELLRQSQIAAGSTSRPFDFYITAALLYLVITAASSYLFRQAEARSLRGVRRA; this is translated from the coding sequence ATGCAGGATGCACCCTTCCTGGATCTCGTCGGTTTTGGCCCTGAAGGCTGGGGCGCTGCGCTGCTCGCGGCGACGGGCATGACGCTCGCGGTGGCGACCGGCGGCTTTGCGGCCGGGTCGATCATCGGCGCCGGCATCACCGCCGCGAAGCTCTCGCGCAGCCGGGCCCTTCGCGCCTTCGGCGACGGCTACACGACCGTATTGCGCGGCATTCCCGACCTTCTCGTCATCTACCTCTTCTATTTCGGCGGCAGCGCGGCGCTTGGCGCGGTCGCCCGCCTCTTCGGGGCAAAGGGCTTCGTCGGCATGCCGGCCTTCATCACGGGCGTGCTCGCCATCGGCGTCGTCTCCGGCGCCTATCAGGCGGAGGTCTTTCGCGGCGCCTTCAATACGATCAGCCGCGGCGAACTCGAAGCGGCGCGTTCCGTCGGCATGGGCACGTGGCTGCGCTTCCGCCGCATCATCGCCCCGCAGGTGCTGCGCTACGCCATTCCCGGCCTCGGCAACACCTGGCAGCTCGTCCTGAAGGAATCGGCGCTCATCTCCGTCACCGGCCTCGTCGAACTGCTGCGCCAGTCGCAGATCGCCGCCGGCTCCACCAGCCGACCCTTCGACTTCTACATCACCGCCGCCCTGCTCTATCTCGTGATCACGGCCGCATCCTCCTATCTCTTCCGCCAGGCCGAAGCCCGCTCGCTGCGCGGCGTCAGGAGAGCATGA